In Gossypium arboreum isolate Shixiya-1 chromosome 3, ASM2569848v2, whole genome shotgun sequence, the sequence gaaaaagAAAACATTTGACTACAATAAAACAACAAAAGACTAATTTAACTATAATAATTTAgtttaaaaatagaataatttGAAGGGCTTTTTTATAGTTAAGCTTTACAAAATTTATGTTTGGGTGATGGGAACATGAAGGAAAATAAACATTGTTTATTtgagggaaaagcaaagaaaaaatgaaGAGGGAAAGAGAAATCAATCTTCTAGCTTAGCTGCCATTAGAAGGGCATGTATCTTCCACCAATCAATACTGATACTCAAAATGGCAGCCATTATAGCCTGCTTGGCAcaccaaaaaaaagaaaaacaaggaGAATTAGTTAATATGATTACATGGAAGATTTCAAGCAATTGAAATTTCATGAGATAAAAGAAATTATTATGAAAAgaataatgatattaaaataaataatacatatatgtgtgaaaaaGAATATGTAATAtgggttttatttaatttgtaaatCTATATAAATAtcagtaataatataaatattaaaatatataattagaattaaaatttatcatataCTTTAAATGAAAGAAAATTTTGACGAAATTTAAAAAACTATTATTTTGACGTTATTAATAAATCATTTCAACCCGTAAATGATGTAGTTGCAAGTTTAAAACTCGAATTTGAATTAAGAAACTGACTTGGATCAATTGCAACAAGTATGGCAGTGCCTCCAAATTCACATGTACCACCATCAAGCTTAGATTTTTGCCAATAACTATTGAAGGCATAGGAAGCATGTGCAAACAAGCTATCAGGCTGAAAGCACGACCCACTAGGCTGAATCGAATCACAATCTGCTCCAGCCGCACAGGCATAGTTCATAGCTTCTTGAATGATTGGGTCAGGTACCGAGGGCTTAGCCACGCACCACAACGCTGTGGTTGGAGCCATGTTCGGAGGTGGTGGAACCGTTGGTGGagggtagacaatgggaggaaaaaacACTGTTGGACTTGGATTCGACCCTATTGGAGATGGTGGGCTCAAAATGGGCCCCGATGGGCTCGTTGGTGTCGGTATTATTTGTGGTGGGCTTGGAAGTAGTCCCGGTGGGTTCGGGGTGGATGAAAATTGAGGCGGGCTCGGAATTGTCCCGGATGTGCTCGGTGGAGGGGGAAAGTATGGAGGAGAATTTAGAGGAGGGAGAGAATCAAAAGGTGGCAAAGAAAATGGTGAACTCACACCATAAGGTTGAGTATTGGAATTATCAGTTGGTTGTTCCATCACTAAACTCATAAGTTTACTCATTAGCTGCAATTTATTTGTGTGCTTTA encodes:
- the LOC108475845 gene encoding leucine-rich repeat extensin-like protein 5; the encoded protein is MGSKICMLLYSTMAATLLTHCDARTSMGMMKDPKHGKSSVIKHTNKLQLMSKLMSLVMEQPTDNSNTQPYGVSSPFSLPPFDSLPPLNSPPYFPPPPSTSGTIPSPPQFSSTPNPPGLLPSPPQIIPTPTSPSGPILSPPSPIGSNPSPTVFFPPIVYPPPTVPPPPNMAPTTALWCVAKPSVPDPIIQEAMNYACAAGADCDSIQPSGSCFQPDSLFAHASYAFNSYWQKSKLDGGTCEFGGTAILVAIDPSYNGCHFEYQY